In the Primulina tabacum isolate GXHZ01 chromosome 15, ASM2559414v2, whole genome shotgun sequence genome, GCTGCAGATTGTTCAAGAATAGTGCAGATTTAGAGAAGCGAGATCAAGATTCAGGGGGATAAAATAAAAATGGATGCAGAAATCATGGGAATTGTTTGGTTAAAGATTCCACTGGGATTAAAGGATTACTTGTGCAATAACTTTTACATATATAACTGGAGCCGATATTATTGTAAACTAAATAATAGAGATGAGTATGTTAATTTTAATGATATTTTCAACATGGATATCTAGTTAGTATATATAATCAATGTCAGTTACAGATTAACGAATATCACACAAACGGAAAATCAAAGATATGGGAAGTCTTACTAGTATAATTTTCTATAGAAACAAGATAAATAAGAGCTGCAAGGTCCGAGTTGGTAGAGTAGACAAATGTTTGAATAATGATTAAGAGTTCGATTCTCACTACCAACATCTTCTTGAACAAGTTTGTCACACTTGGCTTGATCAATGGACAATAGTTTGATTCTCATTAATAACAACTTCTCGAGCAAGCTTGTCACACGTGGCTAATCTAGTCTGGTTTATGTAGCTAACATAGTTTGCAGTCCATTACATAAGTTCGAGAGTTTTTTCACCGAAGAGTATGATTTCCacgtcataaaaaaataaaaaagaagagagattagATATAGTGGTTCAACACTCCTTTCTAGATGCAAACAAGTTCttacacaaaaaaaaattaaaccttAAAATGTCATGTTTTTGGGATGCTATCCAATTACCCCGGTGATGGATACTTCGCATCCTCAGGGACTCACTCGTGAACCTTTTTGACGTATTCTTTGTCCAACTGCCTCATTTATTGAAACAAAAGAAAAGCTTCAAAGCCTTTATCCTATATGCAATGAAATGAGAGCCTAGTTCCGTTTACTATTTactgatattaataattatttgataaaaataataaatttgattttctaaaaatataatttgaatcattttattatttatttgagtttaATCTCTTGTTATATTAGACGAATAAATTAATAAGAACTTACATAATTTACTTTCGAATTTTTTgccaaattaaaattcaaactgttaattttatgatataaataaacTACAATTAGCATAAAATATAGAACCAAATGAactaaaacaatttttttaaaaaaatatatcaaacacCGCGTATAAGGCATAATAAAAATTGTGGATTTTATCAATGCATAAATCATAATTAACATAACTTAAGCACACTAACgataaataattatcaatttaaaacatCGTGACTAACTCATTAAAATAACATCAAaactaataaaataataatattgatagtaaaatatatctcataatatttcatttaaataatatttaaacacctatataatttttttacttttgtttttagaattttatatcatagataattaattttatatcataATCTATCTTTTATAAATTACATCgatgattattaatttcttgttaaatataattttaaaataataaataaatcaacatatATAATGAAATACACATTTAAATAAGATTATATGGTAAATAgcaaataaaatctaataaattCATAGAATAAttagaaaatataaattttaaactacTGGTATGATTTCACATAAAAAATGTTGAAATAtaaccaaaaaaataaatttgcatgaaaaatgttattttttgtatttgttgaattagttagtttgatttcaaaataaacaaaaatgtTAAAATATCATATGTAAAAGCTCTAATACTTTGACAGATGTTAATCAATGATCATtagaatttatatttattataaggattatgtcatatattatttttatagtaAAAAATAACTTTCGTCTcatcaaaatattatcaaaactaataaaataataatattaatagtaAACTATAactcataatatttaatttaaaaatatttaatctcCTACAGAACTTTTTACCTTTTGTTTTTAGAATTCTATATCAtagataatttattttatgtatttgtatGTGTTTAATATATACATTGAACATTTCAAACATATGTTTTTTATGatccattttttttatatcaaatagaAATAGGTCATAGTATTGAACATTGAAATAATTTGTTTTTGAGTTTTAGATTTGTATCATAGTCAAATTATATGCAATATTTATCTCACCTACTTGATTgtagattttttaatttttatttaaatttcataaataattaaaataatatatataaattaaaaattataaataaaaaaatcacatactacCAAATTTTGtgtattgaatttataaatttgtctgatatataattttttttaaattgctaTTATCatccatttttaaatattaaataaaatagttatacaatatatatatgacagtgaaattaatttttcaacAGGAATgtcttaaatttatatattatgagaGCTGATTTTGGAACTGAAGTCAAGAAAAATTAGTTCTAATTTTGGTTTTAGTGTTCCTGAAAACCATGGTCGAGTTTACCTATAAACTCTAATTatctaaattttaaacattctTAGTAGATATTTTAAACTCTACCCAATTTTTGTTTATTGAATGTATAAATTTGTTtgagatattattttttaaaaaaactgtttctaaaatctttaaattttttattatagctaatttgtttgaatttttctaaaatattcatattttatgtATTACTAATATATTAACACtcgtaattattaataaaaattctcctaaataatttattaaactttttattttcaaatcttagttaaaaaactaaaaatatatttgtattaaacttcatattattatatgtttatcATGTTATTTTACTTATTGCATATATAATTAatcttttcatattttttctagttatactataatttattacttaatcagaaaattcactaaaaatataattacaaatttgcattaaaataataaaatatgatgTAGAGAGAAATTTAAAAAGATAAAACATTTAAAGGtagtataaaaatgaattatttgagaaaattaattaGGAGTTACATTTTATTCTTGAAATGATATAAATTACTACAATCAATGTAATTGTAGTGATAATTCATTAGCAATTTGTTagaattttacatatatatctttgttgagtttttttttttttttttttattaataaggAGGACATTTGTGTCTTAACATGGGtccttcatatatataattttttgaattttttttaaaaatctatataCTTTATAATGAGTCATTTCATATGAATATAACACAATTTTATTTCTGTCACGCTCGTTTACAATTGAAAAAATCCACACATTGATATGTATATTGAatgaaatattgtttttttaaatgaaatatgacataattaaatattacaacgaaaaaaaataaaggtagaaagtcaaaaacacaaaatcataacaataaaatgtggttaattaattagtgtcaattatcaattaatagATTAAGTGTAAAATTATCACATATGTTACTTGATAATGAAAAAAAAGGACGTGAAAAATAATTATGTCCGTTCAGAAAACTTTTCAAGTATCAACACTTTTATAGGTACATAGATTATTAGAAATATAGGTTCATTATCCGTTATTTTTTGGTGTCTTATAGATTGAAGTTATTTAATGGAGTTGACATTTTATGCTCTTTCCATGTGAAGAAGTGATGGGGAATTAATAGCTCACACTTATATATAAACATTAGTAAAACACAGCACGTTACCACCCACGACTTAGTCCTAGGCATTAAATTGAATAGTTTGCTTTGCTACCTAACATACTAATGGTGTGCCTCGTTGTAATAAGTTTCTACTAATGTACACGCACTATTTATCCAATTAATTACAAGTTGTATCTTtatttgagagaataaattttgatccaaatcaATTCAAAGCGTTGCTTAAACCGATAGATACCGGAGTAGGAACAATATCTAGTTCTTATTTTACCTTTCATTGGGACTAGATTAACGATCAGTTAGACAAGCGGAATCTTCGATTTTAAAACCGCGGTCAGGCCTAGCTCCACTTAaagtttatttgtttttttttttttttttttattttatgtttagtTACTTTTGTGTAATTGTGTTCCAATATGCATGCGATTTAAGACGCAAATACATATAAGGAAGTCATTATTTCATAGTTTCCTTAAAAAGCATAGTTCAAAATGGATTATTTGTGACGTTAATTATATTAGAGTGCATGTAAGATCATTCTCTAAAAAACCGTGATTATGGTTAACATAATATAAGTAATAGGATAGCATAAATATGAAATACTATTTAGTAAAGAATCGACGTTAGCATTGACCACCGTTCCGCGTGAAATCAATGCAATGCTTCTATCCAACCACATTTCTGTGCACTCCAAACCTTTCAAAAAAGTCAACCCCACTGAAAATCTTGCATGTCCCTCATGCATTCCCGATACTATATAAGTGTTATGAATCTTCATTCATGCATCCTCAGAAACTTTCTTCTCTTACATTCTTACTTACTACATAATCATTCGTCCACATATATCTCGCAATACATACAAAGATGGGTGGTGGGATTCAGAGATGGATGCTGGTGGTGATCACGTTGGTGGCCGTTTTCGCCTTAAATATGGCTGCGGCGGATCCTCAGGTCCCGTGTTACTTTATATTCGGTGATTCCTTAGTGGACAATGGTAACAACAATAATATTCAGTCACTGGCCAGAGCTAATTATCTGCCATACGGAATTGATTTTCCTGCGGGCCCAACTGGAAGGTTTTCCAATGGTAAAACCACTGTTGATGTCATTGGTAAGCTATTTTTCTTCCTTTTTCATACTAATTATCAAGACTTTGACGGGATTATTTGATTATGGCACACTTGGTCTTTGTGAATTCTTTCTGCATATCATTCTTATAATGttttatatatcattgttggacaTTTACTACAGCTGAGCTACTAGGCTTTGATGATTACATCCCGCCGTACGCCACCGCCCGTGGCCAGCAATTACTCCAGGGAGTAAACTTTGCATCTGCTGCTGCCGGAATCAGACGGGAAACCGGCCAGCAATTGGTATGTCTTTAAAACATCGAGGGTAAAGGCACATAATTCACAACAGTAGTACAAATAACCAACGGCAAATTTCTTGTCAAACAGGGTGCCCGAATCGATTTTTCGGGACAAGTAAACAACTACAAGAACACAGTTTCGCAGATTGTGAGCATACTCGGTGACGAAAACACTGCTGCAAATTATCTGAGCAAGTGCATTTTCTCCATTGGAGTAGGCAGTAATGACTACCTTAACAACTATTTCATGCCTAATTATTACTCTACCAGCCGCCAGTACACGCCTCAACAATATGCCGACGTTCTCATTCAACAGTATTCCCAGCAATTAACGGTAATCCTGCTAATGCCTCAAATTTTAACTCTCTTATTTTTATTAACTTGAATCTTGTTATTTCTTTTTGGATGATTCTTGATCCTAATTTTAATTCTATTTTTTGTGTAGACTTTGTATAACTTTGGAGCTAGGAAGTTTGCTTTGATCGGAATAGGCCAAATCGGGTGCAGCCCAAATGCATTGGCACAAAACAGCCCCGATGGAACCACATGCGTGCAAAGAATCAACAGTGCAAACCAAATATTTAACAATAAACTCAAGGGACTGGTTGGTAACCTTAACCAGAATACAAGGGATGCTAGGTTTATCTACATCGACGCCTACggaatttttcaagatttgATTAGCAGTCCTGCATCATTCGGTAAGAATATCATAATTAGCAATCCTCCAACATTGTATACCAATCGTATGCGTGCATGTCCAAATGTAGCACATCATGATCAGAGGCTAATATACTCTGTTTCCCCATCTCAGGGTTTAGGG is a window encoding:
- the LOC142527859 gene encoding GDSL esterase/lipase At5g45670-like, whose translation is MGGGIQRWMLVVITLVAVFALNMAAADPQVPCYFIFGDSLVDNGNNNNIQSLARANYLPYGIDFPAGPTGRFSNGKTTVDVIAELLGFDDYIPPYATARGQQLLQGVNFASAAAGIRRETGQQLGARIDFSGQVNNYKNTVSQIVSILGDENTAANYLSKCIFSIGVGSNDYLNNYFMPNYYSTSRQYTPQQYADVLIQQYSQQLTTLYNFGARKFALIGIGQIGCSPNALAQNSPDGTTCVQRINSANQIFNNKLKGLVGNLNQNTRDARFIYIDAYGIFQDLISSPASFGFRVTNAGCCGVGRNNGQITCLPFQPACRNRNEYLFWDAFHPTEAANIVVGRRSYRAAKASDAYPYDISRLAQS